From Sulfuracidifex tepidarius, one genomic window encodes:
- a CDS encoding DUF1512 domain-containing protein, whose amino-acid sequence MSILIALASSSSGSSSYVYLNTLFFVAIFLFYMLLALPGPGTKINMMFLSRGIEAQLSQIETYLKDSKKKMQEVLASKGVQKPDEVIDRVSEIFTIDPVSVEPTDIIGRMRLMLRTTEDKIRDIMELSAPNIDPVTRSKLEVSAEVVNTLNMIHKVIRHYLLSAKKTNSIFILYQLQMVVPQLVKLSEAYSKAMNTFMKGIPVGDSLGPLVAANLLMNSQNKWNPSRDTVAGEVEYEDRKLVVVKAEGPMATVGRPGEAVANVIEEYKGNVKRIITIDAALKLEGEDTGSVAEGTGVAMGDPGPEKIAIERVAVKYGIPIDAIVVKMGMEEAITEMRKPVFDASSKVMDMLRRIIQERTKPGDLVVVVGVGNTSGVAQ is encoded by the coding sequence ATGAGTATTTTAATAGCACTTGCATCAAGTAGCAGTGGTTCATCGTCTTATGTCTATTTGAACACTTTGTTCTTCGTCGCAATATTCCTATTTTACATGTTGCTAGCTTTGCCAGGGCCAGGTACCAAGATTAACATGATGTTTCTATCTAGGGGTATAGAGGCACAACTTAGCCAAATAGAGACCTATCTGAAGGACTCTAAGAAGAAAATGCAGGAAGTTTTAGCTTCAAAGGGGGTTCAGAAACCAGATGAAGTGATAGATAGAGTTTCAGAAATCTTCACGATAGATCCAGTCTCAGTTGAGCCCACAGATATAATAGGAAGAATGAGGTTGATGTTAAGAACTACTGAAGACAAGATAAGGGACATAATGGAACTTTCAGCTCCTAACATTGACCCCGTTACGAGGAGTAAGTTAGAAGTCTCTGCAGAGGTGGTTAATACACTGAACATGATCCACAAAGTAATAAGGCACTACCTCTTGTCAGCTAAGAAGACAAATAGCATTTTCATTCTCTATCAGCTCCAAATGGTTGTTCCACAGCTAGTTAAGTTATCTGAAGCTTATTCTAAGGCCATGAACACCTTTATGAAAGGGATACCCGTTGGGGACTCTCTAGGTCCTTTAGTTGCTGCAAATCTCCTGATGAACTCTCAAAACAAGTGGAATCCAAGCAGGGATACTGTAGCAGGAGAAGTGGAATACGAAGACAGGAAGTTAGTAGTAGTGAAAGCTGAGGGGCCAATGGCAACAGTGGGAAGGCCCGGAGAAGCGGTAGCAAACGTTATAGAAGAATACAAAGGCAACGTTAAGAGAATAATAACTATAGACGCCGCGTTAAAACTCGAAGGGGAGGATACAGGTAGTGTAGCTGAAGGTACGGGTGTAGCGATGGGAGATCCAGGACCTGAGAAGATAGCAATAGAAAGAGTTGCAGTGAAGTATGGAATTCCTATAGATGCTATAGTTGTGAAAATGGGGATGGAAGAAGCTATAACTGAGATGAGAAAGCCAGTCTTTGATGCTTCCTCTAAAGTTATGGATATGCTAAGGAGAATAATTCAAGAAAGAACTAAACCTGGAGACCTAGTAGTTGTTGTAGGAGTAGGAAACACTTCTGGGGTGGCTCAGTAA
- the pheT gene encoding phenylalanine--tRNA ligase subunit beta has protein sequence MVTINLDRDRLLRKLKVDEKELEDLLFNLKSESKVIGDDIEIEVNADRPDLFSSDGIKRAIEGLKEISLGEPVYEVNPSDYVMKICNVKRRPYAIATIVKNVELDDKSLRELIQFQEKLHGTIGRKRKKVAIGIHDLSKIKSKTIFYKEIPLNYKFIPLGEAHEEEVKEVLSSTLQGKEYGNLSTDWERGVIPSVIEENGKVMSIPPVINSEHTRVTEKTSDLFIDVTGTSLDAVTQTINIIASNLAEGGGKIYSVKLESNLNIKFMERRKIQVNTKNIVEVLGIRLSDKEIVHLLAKDRMDFELSSKTLRIPPYRVDISRDEDVAEDVAMMYGYSRIEPTKLSVHERGSLETITLLERSLKDLCLGSGFIEVFTYVLTRKEYLTGEYVTIANPITEEYNSVRNSLIPVFMDFLSRNQSSRFPIRIFESADVVVRDEESDTGYRNDKRLALAIMDSKANYEDIQAPLHQVLLNLGFQPSYIRKESPYFINGRSASIVIGNEEVGQLGEVSPELLDKFGIQYPVVSAEISLSKIMKHFL, from the coding sequence ATGGTAACAATCAACCTTGATAGGGACAGATTACTTAGAAAACTCAAAGTTGATGAGAAAGAGCTAGAGGATTTACTGTTTAATCTGAAATCAGAATCAAAAGTAATTGGAGACGATATAGAGATAGAAGTTAACGCTGACAGACCTGATCTCTTTTCCTCTGATGGTATCAAGAGGGCTATAGAAGGGCTGAAAGAGATATCTTTGGGAGAGCCCGTCTATGAGGTTAATCCTTCGGACTACGTAATGAAAATATGCAACGTAAAGAGAAGACCTTATGCCATCGCAACCATCGTCAAGAACGTTGAGCTAGACGATAAATCATTGAGAGAACTTATACAGTTCCAAGAGAAACTTCATGGAACGATAGGAAGAAAAAGGAAGAAAGTCGCAATAGGTATACATGACCTTAGTAAAATTAAGAGCAAAACTATATTTTATAAGGAAATTCCGTTAAATTACAAGTTCATACCGCTGGGAGAAGCTCACGAAGAGGAGGTAAAGGAAGTGCTCTCAAGCACGTTGCAAGGGAAGGAATACGGCAACCTATCTACTGACTGGGAAAGAGGAGTTATTCCTTCAGTTATAGAGGAAAATGGAAAGGTAATGAGCATACCTCCAGTCATAAACTCCGAACATACTAGGGTCACAGAGAAAACAAGTGATCTATTCATAGACGTTACGGGTACTTCACTAGACGCAGTGACACAGACTATCAACATCATAGCTTCAAACTTGGCTGAAGGTGGAGGAAAAATATATTCGGTTAAGCTTGAGTCCAATTTAAATATCAAGTTCATGGAGAGAAGAAAAATTCAGGTAAATACCAAAAATATCGTAGAAGTTTTAGGAATCAGACTAAGCGATAAGGAGATAGTCCACCTTCTGGCTAAAGATAGAATGGACTTTGAATTGAGCAGTAAAACTCTCAGAATACCACCATACAGAGTTGACATATCAAGGGATGAGGATGTAGCTGAAGACGTTGCTATGATGTATGGATATTCAAGAATAGAGCCTACAAAATTGTCAGTTCATGAAAGAGGTAGCCTTGAAACCATAACATTATTAGAAAGGTCATTGAAGGACCTTTGTTTAGGTTCAGGCTTCATTGAAGTTTTCACTTACGTATTAACTAGAAAAGAATATCTTACTGGAGAATATGTAACAATCGCTAATCCTATAACAGAAGAATATAATTCTGTGAGAAACTCATTGATACCCGTCTTCATGGATTTCTTATCTAGAAACCAGAGCTCCAGGTTCCCCATAAGGATATTCGAAAGCGCTGACGTAGTAGTTAGGGACGAAGAGAGCGATACAGGGTACAGAAATGACAAGAGACTAGCCCTAGCTATAATGGACTCCAAAGCTAATTACGAAGACATACAAGCTCCTTTACATCAGGTATTATTAAACTTAGGATTTCAACCATCTTATATCAGAAAAGAATCGCCATATTTCATCAACGGAAGGTCGGCATCAATAGTCATAGGAAATGAAGAGGTAGGACAACTAGGCGAGGTGTCTCCAGAGCTCTTAGATAAGTTCGGAATACAATATCCTGTGGTGTCTGCAGAAATTAGCCTTTCTAAAATAATGAAACATTTTCTTTGA
- a CDS encoding nicotinamide mononucleotide deamidase-related protein: METKAEIISIGNEVVSGRTVNTNASHIAWRLTSMGFFVKRIVSVRDEEDEIKDALLDSIRRGASLIVTTGGLGPTYDDKTLESIAKALQLDLELNEDALKMIEAKYRSKGIPLTEDRRKMALLPKGSIPIENNEGIAPGVIIDYKDSQILCTPGVPREMEGILETFLKGYLKSRPETSYYEESFVVSGIGESSISPLIKELVKKYNLYIKSHPKGKELQDPELEIQIAGNGQLDEIRRRVKECREEMEKAILKNNLSKKY, from the coding sequence GTGGAAACGAAAGCTGAGATCATTTCAATAGGCAATGAAGTAGTGAGTGGCAGGACTGTGAACACCAACGCTTCTCATATAGCATGGAGATTAACGTCTATGGGTTTCTTTGTGAAAAGAATAGTTTCAGTTAGAGACGAAGAAGACGAGATAAAAGACGCCTTACTTGATTCTATAAGGAGAGGCGCTTCTTTGATCGTGACTACGGGGGGATTGGGCCCTACTTATGACGACAAAACTCTAGAGTCTATAGCAAAGGCTCTTCAACTAGATCTAGAATTGAACGAAGACGCATTGAAAATGATTGAGGCTAAATACAGATCAAAAGGTATTCCTTTAACCGAGGATAGAAGAAAGATGGCCTTACTACCAAAAGGTTCTATTCCCATAGAAAACAATGAGGGTATAGCTCCTGGCGTGATTATAGACTACAAAGACTCTCAGATCCTCTGCACTCCTGGAGTACCAAGGGAAATGGAGGGTATCCTGGAGACGTTTCTTAAGGGATATCTTAAAAGTAGGCCTGAAACTTCCTATTATGAAGAGTCATTCGTTGTTTCTGGCATAGGGGAATCCTCGATATCTCCACTTATTAAAGAACTAGTGAAGAAATACAACCTTTACATCAAATCACACCCTAAAGGAAAGGAGTTACAAGATCCTGAACTGGAAATTCAGATAGCAGGGAATGGGCAACTAGATGAGATAAGGAGGAGGGTAAAGGAATGCAGAGAGGAAATGGAAAAGGCCATCTTGAAGAATAATCTTAGCAAAAAATATTAA
- a CDS encoding aminotransferase-like domain-containing protein, producing MVNYQPFLSKDTSLLKTSEIRDLLKLTEGREVISLAGGLPDPTTFPAEDIRRIADDVIKEESAQALQYSTTSGVLSFKKELVNLSKMRGISSISEDNIFVTVGSQEALFMIFNIFIDKGDYVAVENPSYLAALNILRARQPNFIGIDVDPKNGTNLDQLETKLRQMKQENKKIKMFYVIPTAQNPAGTTMKLEDRKRLLELASQYDFIIMEDDAYGFLVFEGDSPAPLKALDKEGRVIYTSTFSKILSPGLRLGWVVAETDVIKEMEIYKQNVDLHTPTLSQYIAREAIKRGVIMNNLPKVKNTYIEKRNVMLQAIEENFPKEAKWSRPVGGMFVFAWLPKGIDTTKMLEKSMANGVAYVPGSSFYYDYSGKNTMRLNFSYPSKEQLRRGIETLGKVIKEELSAS from the coding sequence ATGGTGAACTATCAGCCTTTTCTAAGCAAAGATACCTCCTTATTGAAGACGTCGGAAATTAGAGATTTGTTAAAGCTAACTGAAGGAAGGGAGGTAATAAGCCTAGCAGGAGGACTACCAGACCCCACAACCTTTCCTGCAGAGGACATAAGGAGGATAGCTGATGACGTTATAAAGGAAGAGTCTGCCCAAGCATTACAATACTCTACCACATCTGGTGTATTAAGTTTCAAGAAAGAATTAGTAAATCTATCTAAGATGAGAGGAATTTCCTCGATATCTGAGGATAACATCTTTGTAACTGTAGGGAGTCAAGAAGCCTTATTCATGATTTTCAACATTTTCATCGACAAAGGAGACTATGTAGCAGTGGAGAACCCGTCTTACTTGGCAGCCCTCAACATACTGAGAGCAAGGCAACCAAACTTTATTGGAATAGATGTGGATCCAAAGAACGGAACGAATTTAGATCAATTAGAAACAAAATTAAGACAAATGAAGCAAGAAAATAAGAAAATTAAAATGTTTTACGTTATACCGACCGCGCAGAATCCAGCTGGCACTACAATGAAACTAGAGGACAGAAAGAGACTCCTTGAATTGGCTTCACAATACGATTTTATAATCATGGAAGACGACGCCTACGGCTTCTTAGTCTTCGAGGGTGACTCTCCAGCTCCTTTAAAGGCTTTGGATAAAGAAGGGAGAGTAATATATACCAGCACGTTTAGTAAAATTCTCTCGCCAGGTCTTAGGCTGGGTTGGGTTGTAGCTGAAACGGACGTAATAAAAGAGATGGAGATTTACAAGCAAAACGTGGATCTCCATACGCCCACGCTGTCCCAGTACATAGCTAGAGAGGCAATAAAACGTGGAGTGATCATGAATAACCTCCCAAAGGTTAAGAATACGTACATAGAGAAAAGGAACGTGATGTTGCAAGCCATAGAGGAGAACTTCCCTAAGGAAGCTAAATGGAGCAGGCCCGTTGGAGGAATGTTCGTTTTCGCTTGGCTACCTAAGGGAATAGACACAACTAAAATGCTTGAAAAATCCATGGCAAATGGAGTAGCCTACGTACCAGGATCGAGCTTTTACTATGATTACAGCGGAAAGAACACGATGAGGCTGAACTTCAGCTATCCTTCCAAGGAACAACTCAGAAGAGGGATTGAGACTCTTGGAAAGGTCATTAAGGAAGAATTATCAGCCTCTTGA
- a CDS encoding CBS domain-containing protein yields MQNLSPTQREILLALVDLYTKNKKMIKSKEVADVINKDEGTVRNIILSLKVLGLIDSKPGPNGGYMPTLKAYEVIKNPVITPIYDKLNLYKGMIETDIKINNIEILDITNPLANKVLLEIDGDLRKLKVGDPVRLGPTPYSRLVIEGILLHLDEKSREIVIDVKRMISIPKEKVKNLISKKLVALRPSYTLKEASINLYKEGIRGAPVLGENEEILGILTTADIIKAFFEGNFEAKVSDYMKKQVITISSEDDILDAIKKMIIYNVGRLIVLDSDGRAIGIVTRTDILKAIAGLEGLWVP; encoded by the coding sequence ATGCAAAATCTGTCGCCAACTCAGAGGGAAATATTGCTAGCCCTAGTGGATCTCTATACTAAAAACAAAAAGATGATTAAGAGCAAGGAAGTAGCTGATGTTATAAATAAGGATGAAGGAACTGTAAGAAATATAATATTAAGCTTGAAGGTTCTCGGTTTAATAGATTCTAAACCAGGACCTAATGGGGGATACATGCCAACGTTGAAAGCTTATGAAGTGATAAAGAACCCAGTCATTACCCCTATTTATGATAAGCTAAACCTATACAAGGGAATGATAGAAACTGATATAAAAATAAACAATATTGAAATATTAGATATAACAAACCCTTTAGCAAACAAGGTTTTGCTCGAAATAGATGGAGATTTAAGAAAACTAAAGGTAGGAGATCCAGTAAGACTAGGGCCGACTCCCTACAGCAGACTTGTAATAGAAGGTATTTTGCTTCATCTAGATGAGAAAAGCCGAGAAATAGTAATCGATGTAAAGAGGATGATAAGCATACCTAAAGAGAAAGTGAAAAACTTAATTTCCAAGAAGTTGGTGGCTCTTAGACCATCTTATACTCTAAAGGAAGCATCAATAAACTTGTACAAGGAAGGAATAAGAGGAGCACCGGTGTTAGGAGAGAACGAAGAAATTCTAGGAATATTAACTACAGCTGATATAATAAAAGCTTTCTTTGAAGGAAATTTTGAAGCCAAGGTATCAGATTACATGAAGAAGCAAGTTATAACTATATCTAGCGAAGATGATATACTTGATGCGATAAAAAAGATGATAATTTATAATGTAGGAAGATTAATTGTGTTAGATTCTGATGGTAGAGCTATTGGAATAGTAACTAGGACGGATATACTAAAAGCGATAGCTGGACTAGAAGGCTTATGGGTTCCTTAA
- a CDS encoding metal-dependent hydrolase, protein MTSLRWLGHAATEIKVNGLRILIDPLIKDNPLNKFPLEDFYGADIIGITHDHYDHLGDAIELMKNNDKSKLIATWDLENFLNNQYKIPWERMIPANVGGYIDVEGIKMALTKAVHSSEHGDPTGIVINTGDNVIYHAGDTGLFEDMKLIGELFSPDYVLLPSGGRFTMDPFQSSIASTMLKPRKGVIPIHYNTWDLINVNVGDFENYVKEKGFKPLVLYPGQEIEL, encoded by the coding sequence ATGACAAGCCTTAGATGGTTAGGTCATGCAGCAACAGAAATAAAAGTTAACGGATTAAGAATTTTAATAGACCCGTTAATAAAAGATAACCCGTTAAATAAATTTCCCTTAGAAGATTTCTACGGTGCAGACATAATAGGAATTACTCACGACCATTACGACCATTTAGGAGACGCGATAGAACTGATGAAGAATAACGATAAATCTAAATTAATAGCAACATGGGATTTAGAGAATTTCCTTAACAATCAATATAAAATACCATGGGAGAGAATGATACCAGCTAACGTAGGAGGTTACATAGACGTAGAAGGAATAAAGATGGCACTTACGAAAGCAGTGCACTCAAGTGAACATGGGGATCCAACAGGGATAGTCATAAACACTGGAGATAACGTAATATATCACGCCGGAGACACCGGACTATTTGAAGATATGAAACTAATAGGAGAGTTGTTCTCTCCTGACTACGTATTACTTCCTAGCGGAGGAAGGTTTACAATGGATCCTTTCCAGTCTTCTATAGCCTCTACAATGCTGAAACCTAGGAAGGGGGTAATACCAATTCACTACAATACATGGGATCTCATAAACGTTAACGTAGGAGATTTTGAGAATTACGTGAAGGAGAAAGGATTTAAACCTTTGGTTCTCTATCCTGGACAAGAAATCGAGCTGTAA
- the map gene encoding type II methionyl aminopeptidase yields MNDEELKKVLEAGRIGARAREAGAKLIKAGAKVLDVCEAAEKIIIEAGAFPAFPCNLSINSEAAHYSPLIGDEKVIPEGAVVKLDIGAHIDGFISDTAVTVSLEDRYEKLLDSSRDALKFAIMNSKVGANIGDIGKVIEKTIKINGFKPIRNLGGHLIKRYELHAGVFIPNVYERNAGTLQDGNTYAIEPFATDGAGMVIEGKQITIYSVRSVDEKGLNDVERKYLSEIFHRFNYLPFNERWLKDIGSADEIRSNLVSLSKKGKLYGYPVLIEAKKGIVAQFEHTIYVSKDNLIVTTDVNNS; encoded by the coding sequence ATGAATGACGAAGAACTAAAGAAGGTACTTGAAGCTGGCAGAATAGGAGCCAGAGCTAGAGAAGCGGGAGCTAAGTTAATAAAAGCAGGGGCGAAGGTATTAGACGTTTGTGAGGCAGCGGAAAAGATAATAATAGAAGCAGGAGCTTTTCCTGCATTTCCGTGTAATTTATCTATCAATTCAGAAGCTGCTCATTACAGTCCTTTGATAGGAGACGAAAAGGTGATACCAGAAGGTGCAGTAGTGAAGTTAGATATAGGTGCACATATAGACGGCTTCATATCAGATACCGCAGTAACTGTTAGCCTTGAAGACCGTTATGAGAAACTGTTAGATTCCTCAAGGGATGCTCTGAAGTTTGCCATAATGAACTCTAAGGTAGGAGCTAACATAGGGGATATAGGTAAAGTCATAGAGAAGACAATTAAGATCAATGGTTTTAAACCAATAAGGAATCTAGGAGGTCATCTCATAAAACGTTACGAGCTTCACGCTGGAGTTTTCATACCTAATGTATACGAAAGGAATGCCGGAACTCTACAAGACGGTAATACATATGCTATAGAACCCTTCGCGACCGATGGTGCGGGAATGGTAATAGAAGGGAAGCAGATAACTATATATTCGGTGAGAAGCGTCGACGAGAAGGGACTGAACGACGTGGAACGTAAATATCTTTCCGAGATCTTTCATAGGTTTAATTACCTGCCCTTCAATGAGAGATGGTTAAAGGATATTGGAAGTGCAGACGAAATAAGGTCTAATTTAGTTTCCTTGTCGAAGAAAGGCAAACTATACGGCTACCCAGTCCTGATAGAAGCCAAGAAGGGAATTGTAGCACAGTTCGAGCATACAATTTACGTCTCTAAGGATAACTTGATAGTTACCACAGATGTCAACAATTCTTGA
- the pheS gene encoding phenylalanine--tRNA ligase subunit alpha: MLSENERKIVDYLSKEPSREVTSLEISKDLGMDHNSVLSLLELLKSKGIVNTETQEIDQVDLTEEGKLRREKGLPEDILINEVLKGNQLKVDEIKKIMGKDFSIAITWAKRKNLIEIKDGKVVPKVTSYRSPEYEALIDPSRHSPEIDTLVSRGLLKRSRRITSKVSLIKKVETKDFLNAVTHEVLLSKEWKKKDFRPFNVEAFPPFYPVAKKHFFKLFLEKLKDVMVSLGFKEVITDYVEIEFFNFDLLFQPQDHPAREIHDSFAIEGKGKPMDQNLVEEVKSMHETWWKYEWNQEISKRLLLRSHTTATTARTLAKRPKAPFKSFTIGKVFRPDAIDATHILEFHQLDGLIIEDGFTFKELLGTLEEIFKGIGIEKIKFKPAYFPFTEPSVEAYGLIGRLGWVELCGAGMLRPEILETVHVKERAGAWGMGIERLAMLYTGVDDVRKLYSYDIEFLRQRKVDIRW; encoded by the coding sequence ATGCTAAGCGAAAATGAGAGGAAAATAGTAGATTACTTGTCTAAGGAGCCGTCGAGGGAAGTCACCTCCTTAGAGATCTCCAAAGACTTAGGGATGGATCACAATTCAGTTCTTAGTCTCCTAGAATTACTTAAATCCAAGGGCATAGTTAACACTGAGACACAAGAGATAGACCAAGTAGATCTGACAGAAGAGGGAAAGTTAAGACGGGAGAAAGGGTTACCAGAGGATATTTTGATTAATGAAGTATTGAAAGGAAATCAGTTGAAAGTCGACGAAATCAAAAAGATAATGGGGAAAGATTTTTCAATAGCGATCACGTGGGCTAAGAGAAAAAATTTAATTGAAATAAAGGATGGGAAGGTCGTACCGAAAGTAACCAGTTATAGATCTCCAGAATATGAGGCGCTAATTGATCCCTCAAGACACTCTCCTGAAATAGATACTCTGGTAAGCAGAGGGTTGCTAAAAAGAAGCAGGAGGATTACATCTAAGGTATCTCTCATTAAAAAGGTAGAGACCAAGGACTTCTTGAACGCCGTGACCCATGAGGTTCTCCTTAGCAAGGAATGGAAGAAAAAGGATTTCAGACCTTTCAATGTTGAGGCATTTCCCCCATTTTACCCGGTGGCGAAAAAACATTTCTTTAAGCTTTTCCTTGAAAAATTAAAGGATGTAATGGTCAGCTTGGGGTTCAAGGAAGTTATAACGGATTATGTAGAAATAGAGTTCTTCAACTTTGATCTACTGTTCCAGCCTCAAGACCACCCCGCAAGGGAGATCCACGATAGCTTTGCCATAGAAGGTAAGGGAAAACCGATGGATCAGAACTTAGTAGAGGAAGTGAAGTCTATGCACGAAACATGGTGGAAATACGAATGGAACCAGGAAATATCTAAGAGGTTGCTCCTGAGAAGCCATACTACCGCTACTACTGCAAGGACTTTGGCAAAGAGACCTAAGGCTCCATTCAAGTCCTTCACTATAGGTAAGGTCTTCAGACCAGATGCAATAGACGCGACTCACATCCTTGAGTTTCACCAATTAGATGGATTAATAATAGAGGATGGTTTCACCTTTAAGGAGTTACTTGGCACGTTGGAGGAGATATTCAAGGGAATCGGGATTGAGAAGATTAAATTTAAACCTGCGTATTTCCCTTTCACGGAACCCAGTGTCGAAGCATACGGGTTGATAGGGAGGCTTGGTTGGGTGGAGCTGTGCGGAGCTGGAATGCTAAGACCAGAGATACTTGAAACAGTACACGTCAAGGAAAGGGCTGGGGCATGGGGTATGGGAATAGAGAGATTAGCCATGTTGTACACAGGGGTCGATGACGTGAGGAAATTATATTCTTATGATATTGAATTCTTAAGACAAAGGAAGGTAGATATACGATGGTAA
- a CDS encoding helix-turn-helix domain-containing protein has protein sequence MERIFHNLSKDARIDIISLLLERRGKKELALELGVSPALITKYINNVTHPSDTVLKRAYSIAQEDERRKINDIILNDLSSSLLEFLENVEVSSLKDNKDLKKLMEVLKEAETNELLSSFGFV, from the coding sequence ATGGAAAGAATTTTTCATAACTTAAGCAAAGATGCTCGCATAGATATAATTTCACTATTACTAGAAAGAAGGGGTAAAAAAGAATTAGCGTTGGAATTAGGAGTTTCTCCAGCACTTATAACTAAATACATAAATAACGTTACGCATCCGAGCGATACGGTCCTGAAAAGAGCGTACTCCATAGCACAAGAAGATGAAAGAAGGAAGATCAACGATATAATATTAAACGATCTATCGAGCAGTCTTTTGGAGTTCTTAGAGAATGTAGAAGTTTCCAGCCTCAAAGATAACAAAGATCTTAAAAAATTAATGGAAGTATTGAAAGAAGCAGAAACGAATGAATTATTGAGTTCTTTTGGCTTCGTATAG
- a CDS encoding DUF2192 domain-containing protein has protein sequence MVKDIYKPKVKTLTDVWSIISQNPVVYDRERVKTLLEERYKEDHIQPFRGFNANDVYDKELSSLYVIGKYGLGLDQEMPDLFNRIFYIEKNYEEIERVIRKGTPEEAFNLAEKSKDSLARSLRLLFTMVIFSLAEEEELITDLRNLFLSETDEIKHTAKSFARFYTAFKLAESIAEGEIKDKYSFIATKKAIAIRIGIDYPLPREDYVALISSNVFKVKERILNRALGVKVPQRNF, from the coding sequence ATGGTGAAGGACATCTACAAGCCAAAGGTAAAGACACTAACAGATGTATGGAGTATTATATCACAAAACCCAGTAGTTTATGATAGAGAAAGAGTAAAAACTCTTTTAGAGGAACGTTATAAGGAAGACCATATACAGCCATTTAGGGGATTTAACGCTAATGATGTATACGATAAGGAACTATCTAGCCTTTACGTGATAGGAAAATATGGCTTGGGATTGGATCAAGAAATGCCAGATTTATTCAATAGGATATTCTATATAGAGAAAAATTATGAGGAAATTGAGAGAGTGATTAGAAAAGGAACACCAGAGGAGGCATTCAACTTAGCTGAGAAGAGTAAAGATTCTTTGGCCAGATCTCTTAGGTTACTCTTCACCATGGTTATCTTCTCATTAGCTGAGGAAGAAGAACTAATAACCGATTTGAGAAACTTGTTTCTCTCTGAAACGGACGAAATAAAGCATACGGCTAAGAGCTTTGCGAGGTTCTACACCGCGTTCAAGTTGGCAGAATCCATCGCTGAAGGGGAAATAAAGGACAAGTACAGCTTCATTGCAACTAAGAAGGCAATAGCGATAAGGATTGGGATAGACTATCCTTTACCAAGGGAAGACTATGTGGCCCTTATATCGTCCAATGTCTTTAAGGTAAAAGAAAGGATATTGAATAGAGCTCTAGGCGTCAAGGTGCCACAAAGAAATTTTTAA